One part of the Ziziphus jujuba cultivar Dongzao chromosome 2, ASM3175591v1 genome encodes these proteins:
- the LOC107419546 gene encoding uncharacterized protein At4g15970-like isoform X1, protein MMMCKSVGEEVDKVYNSRQVVKIAVIFVGLAVACFVLSNYSVSRSYILDQFFARNSTTGSGGKINKTLDMVLENASMKNNKTVIITTLNDAWAEPNSVFDLFLESFHIGNDTERLLKHLVVICWDEKAYNRCLALHPHCYYLQTEGANFTSEAFFMNQDYLQMMWRRIEFLITILEKGYSFIFTDNDIMWLRDPFLQFYPDAEFQIACDYFLGNSYDVNNAPNGGFNYVKSNNRTIQFYKYWYNSRLTYPGLHDQDVFNSIKYDRITDIGLQLRFLDTAYFGGFCQPSRDLRLVCTMHSNCCVGVENKVHDLTILLEDWRKFLTLDPTNQTTASWNVPQDCRTSLERHNAEIEKSQKGHKK, encoded by the exons ATGATGATGTGCAAATCAGTTGGAGAAGAGGTGGACAAAGTATATAATAGCCGGCAGGTGGTGAAGATTGCAGTGATTTTTGTGGGTTTGGCTGTGGCATGCTTTGTTCTATCCAACTATTCAGTGTCCAGATCTTATATTTTGGACCAATTCTTTGCCAGAAACTCTACTACTGGCTCTGGG GGAAAAATCAACAAGACTTTAGACATGGTTCTAGAAAATGCATCAATGAAGAACAACAAAACAGTGATCATAACAACCCTAAATGATGCATGGGCAGAGCCTAATTCAGTATTTGATCTGTTTCTTGAGAGTTTTCACATAGGAAACGACACAGAGAGGCTGTTGAAACATTTAGTGGTAATATGTTGGGATGAGAAGGCTTATAATCGCTGCTTGGCTTTACATCCTCATTGCTATTACCTTCAGACAGAAGGAGCAAACTTTACAAGCGAGGCATTTTTCATGAACCAAGATTACTTACAGATGATGTGGAGGAGGATTGAGTTTTTGATTACTATCCTAGAGAAGGGATACAGCTTCATATTTACG GATAATGATATAATGTGGCTGCGTGAtccatttttacaattttatccaGATGCAGAGTTTCAAATTGCATGTGATTACTTCTTAGGAAATTCTTACGATGTAAATAATGCACCAAATGGAGGATTTAATTATGTAAAATCTAACAATCGGACGATTCAATTTTACAAGTACTGGTACAACTCCAGATTGACGTATCCAGGTCTTCATGACCAAGATGTATTTAACAGCATAAAATATGATCGCATTACAGACATTGGACTACAGTTAAGATTTCTTGATACTGCTTACTTTGGCGGGTTTTGTCAGCCTAGTAGAGATCTTCGTCTAGTTTGTACAATGCATTCAAATTGTTGTGTTGGTGTAGAAAACAAAGTTCATGATCTTACGATTTTGCTTGAGGATTGGAGAAAATTTTTGACATTGGATCCAACTAACCAAACAACGGCTTCATGGAATGTTCCACAAGATTGCAG AACATCCTTGGAACGTCACAATGCTGAAATCGAGAAATCTCAAAAGGGGCATAAGAAGTGA
- the LOC107419533 gene encoding uncharacterized protein At4g15970-like isoform X1 encodes MASKAEEEKGNSRGKGVRTVRMGLVFLGMASVAWLLLCTYSNSSSYSNVLFQVFATNTSFGQGIDEILLEMVLRNASMEDKTVILTTLNEAWAKPNSIFDLFLESFHIGNNTKRLLNHLVVICLDEKAFNRCLALHPHCYLLRTKGINFSNDAFFKTPIYLDMMWRRIEFMIAVLEEGYNFLFTDTDIMWLRDPFPHFFPDADFQIASDLFSGNSYDVNNKANGGFSYVKSSNKTITFYKFLYYSRKMYPGNHDQDVFNKIKHDKFFKKIGLQPRFLDTAHFGGFCEPSRDLNLVCTMHANCCIGLENKVHDLQILLHDWRRYLSMNPSMQPHASWSVPQDCRTSFRRSHSRKNIDSQKKKNN; translated from the exons ATGGCGTCGAAAGCAGAGGAAGAGAAGGGAAATAGCAGAGGAAAAGGAGTAAGGACAGTGAGGATGGGTTTGGTGTTTTTGGGGATGGCTTCAGTGGCATGGTTGCTGCTTTGTACTTATTCAAACTCCTCATCTTATTCTAATGTACTTTTCCAAGTTTTTGCTACCAACACTTCTTTTGGgcag GGAATTGACGAGATTCTACTAGAGATGGTTCTAAGAAATGCATCAATGGAGGACAAAACTGTAATACTAACAACTCTAAACGAAGCATGGGCAAAGCCAAATTCAATATTCGATCTGTTTCTTGAGAGTTTCCACATTGGAAACAACACAAAGAGGCTTTTGAATCATTTGGTAGTAATCTGTTTGGATGAAAAGGCTTTCAATCGGTGCTTGGCTTTACATCCCCATTGTTATCTTCTTCGAACCAAAGGAATCAATTTTTCAAATGATGCATTTTTTAAGACCCCGATCTACTTAGACATGATGTGGAGGAGGATTGAGTTCATGATTGCTGTCCTTGAGGAGGGATACAACTTTTTATTTACG GATACTGATATAATGTGGCTGCGAGATCCatttccacatttttttccagATGCAGATTTTCAAATTGCAAGCGATTTATTCTCTGGAAATTCCTATGATGTAAATAACAAAGCAAATGGAGGATTTAGTTATGTAAAATCTAGTAATAAAACAATTACGTTTTACAAGTTCTTGTACTACTCTAGAAAAATGTATCCAGGTAATCATGATCAAGATGTGTTTAATAAGATAAAACATGATAAATTCTTCAAAAAGATTGGATTACAGCCAAGATTTCTTGATACTGCTCACTTTGGTGGGTTTTGTGAACCTAGTAGAGATCTTAACCTAGTTTGCACAATGCATGCAAATTGTTGTATTGGTCTAGAAAACAAAGTCCATGATCTTCAGATTTTGCTTCATGATTGGAGAAGATATTTGTCAATGAATCCAAGTATGCAACCACATGCTTCATGGAGTGTTCCACAAGATTGCag AACATCCTTCCGACGTAGCCATTCAAGAAAGAATATTGATtctcaaaagaagaagaataattag
- the LOC107419502 gene encoding pentatricopeptide repeat-containing protein At3g16610 isoform X2 gives MLDAGVRHTKFTFPFVLKACSGLQDVEVGREIHEHARVLGLQSDVYVCTALIDMYAKCGDLIEAQRVFHGMLYRDVVAWNAMIAAFSLHGFYDDTAKLLIQMQKARTSPNSSTMVAVLPIVAQANALNQGKAIHGYSLRRKFSGDVVLATGLLDMYAKCQCISYARRIFDVIGVRNEVCWSAMIGAYSCNHMREALALFYKMVCENEINPTPVTLGSILRASAKLNDLRRGRLIHCYAIKSGWEFDLMVGNTLLSMYAKCGTLDDAVRFFDKMILKDTVSYSAIISGCVQNGYAEECLLTFHQMQLSGIEPDLTTMVSVLPACSHLAALQHGACAHGHSIIHGFATDSSIRNALIDMYLKCGKLSTARKVFDMMHEKDIISWNTMIFGYGFHGLGNEALSLFNYMLAAAIKPDDVTFIGLLSACSHSGLITEGKYWFNAMSQDFNIIPRMEHYICMADLLGRAGLLDEAHMFIQRMPLKADVRVWGSLLSACRIHNNIELGEEVSKKIQGLGPEGTGNFVLLSNLYSSVGKWDDAARVRTMQKVQGFKKSPGCSWVEIDGIIHGFVGGDQSHPQSGQINDKLEELLVEMKRLGYHAESCFVLQDVEEEEKERILLYHSEKLAIAFGILNLSPTKPILVTKNLRVCGDCHAAIKLISLITRRQITVRDTSRFHHFKDGICNCRDFW, from the coding sequence ATGCTTGATGCGGGTGTCAGACACACGAAGTTCACTTTTCCATTTGTTCTCAAGGCCTGCTCGGGTTTGCAAGATGTAGAAGTTGGTCGAGAAATTCACGAGCATGCCAGAGTACTCGGGCTCCAATCTGATGTATATGTTTGCACTGCTTTAATTGACATGTATGCGAAATGTGGTGATTTGATTGAAGCACAGAGGGTATTTCATGGTATGTTGTATAGAGATGTTGTTGCTTGGAATGCCATGATTGCTGCGTTTTCGCTTCATGGTTTTTATGATGACACTGCAAAGTTGCTTATTCAAATGCAGAAAGCAAGGACAAGTCCCAATTCATCGACCATGGTGGCAGTTCTTCCCATCGTTGCACAAGCTAATGCACTCAACCAGGGTAAGGCTATCCATGGTTACTCTTTAAGAAGGAAATTCAGTGGTGATGTGGTCCTTGCAACGGGTCTTCTGGATATGTATGCTAAATGTCAGTGCATATCTTATGCTAGGAGAATCTTTGATGTTATTGGTGTTAGGAATGAGGTCTGTTGGAGTGCTATGATTGGAGCATATTCATGCAATCATATGAGAGAGGCATTGGCATTATTTTACAAAATGGTTTGTGAAAATGAAATTAACCCAACACCTGTTACTCTCGGGAGCATTCTTAGGGCATCTGCAAAGCTAAATGATTTGAGAAGAGGGAGGCTGATACATTGTTATGCTATAAAATCTGGGTGGGAATTTGATTTAATGGTAGGTAACACTCTACTTTCAATGTATGCAAAGTGTGGAACTTTAGATGATGCTGTTAGGTTCTTTGACAAGATGATTTTGAAAGATACAGTTTCTTACAGTGCTATCATCTCAGGGTGTGTGCAAAATGGTTATGCAGAGGAGTGTTTACTGACATTCCACCAGATGCAATTATCTGGTATAGAACCAGATTTGACAACCATGGTAAGTGTCTTACCTGCCTGTTCACATTTGGCTGCTCTACAACATGGGGCCTGTGCCCATGGTCACTCAATTATCCATGGCTTTGCTACTGACAGCTCAATTAGAAATGCCCTTATAGACATGTACTTGAAATGTGGAAAGCTCAGTACTGCAAGGAAAGTTTTTGATATGATGCATGAGAAGGATATCATCTCATGGAACACAATGATATTTGGTTATGGATTTCATGGCCTTGGGAATGAAGCACTTTCATTATTCAATTATATGCTGGCAGCTGCTATTAAGCCTGATGATGTGACTTTCATTGGTCTCTTATCTGCTTGCAGTCATTCAGGGCTCATCACAGAAGGGAAATATTGGTTTAATGCCATGAGCCAAGATTTCAACATCATTCCTAGGATGGAACATTACATATGCATGGCTGATCTTCTGGGCCGGGCTGGACTTTTGGATGAGGCACACATGTTCATCCAGAGAATGCCACTTAAGGCTGATGTTCGAGTATGGGGCTCCCTGCTATCTGCATGTAGGATCCATAATAATATTGAACTAGGAGAAGAAGTATCAAAGAAGATCCAGGGGCTAGGACCTGAAGGTACTGGAAATTTTGTTCTCTTGTCAAATTTATACAGTTCTGTTGGGAAATGGGATGATGCAGCACGTGTCAGAACCATGCAGAAGGTCCAAGGTTTCAAGAAGAGTCCAGGATGCAGTTGGGTAGAGATAGATGGCATTATTCATGGATTTGTTGGTGGAGATCAGTCCCATCCTCAGTCAGGACAGATAAATGACAAATTAGAGGAACTGCTGGTGGAAATGAAAAGGTTGGGGTATCATGCAGAATCTTGTTTTGTTCTTCAAGATGTTGAAGAAGAGGAGAAAGAAAGGATTCTTCTCTATCACAGTGAGAAACTGGCTATTGCATTTGGAATCCTTAATCTAAGTCCTACAAAACCCATTTTAGTGACTAAGAATCTACGGGTTTGTGGTGATTGCCATGCTGCCATAAAACTTATCAGTCTCATTACACGGAGACAGATAACTGTAAGAGATACAAGTCGCTTTCATCATTTCAAAGATGGAATATGCAACTGTAGGGACTTCTGGTGA
- the LOC107419533 gene encoding uncharacterized protein At4g15970-like isoform X2 → MASKAEEEKGNSRGKGVRTVRMGLVFLGMASVAWLLLCTYSNSSSYSNVLFQVFATNTSFGQGIDEILLEMVLRNASMEDKTVILTTLNEAWAKPNSIFDLFLESFHIGNNTKRLLNHLVVICLDEKAFNRCLALHPHCYLLRTKGINFSNDAFFKTPIYLDMMWRRIEFMIAVLEEGYNFLFTDTDIMWLRDPFPHFFPDADFQIASDLFSGNSYDVNNKANGGFSYVKSSNKTITFYKFLYYSRKMYPGNHDQDVFNKIKHDKFFKKIGLQPRFLDTAHFGGFCEPSRDLNLVCTMHANCCIGLENKVHDLQILLHDWRRYLSMNPSMQPHASWSVPQDCSPRFCKD, encoded by the exons ATGGCGTCGAAAGCAGAGGAAGAGAAGGGAAATAGCAGAGGAAAAGGAGTAAGGACAGTGAGGATGGGTTTGGTGTTTTTGGGGATGGCTTCAGTGGCATGGTTGCTGCTTTGTACTTATTCAAACTCCTCATCTTATTCTAATGTACTTTTCCAAGTTTTTGCTACCAACACTTCTTTTGGgcag GGAATTGACGAGATTCTACTAGAGATGGTTCTAAGAAATGCATCAATGGAGGACAAAACTGTAATACTAACAACTCTAAACGAAGCATGGGCAAAGCCAAATTCAATATTCGATCTGTTTCTTGAGAGTTTCCACATTGGAAACAACACAAAGAGGCTTTTGAATCATTTGGTAGTAATCTGTTTGGATGAAAAGGCTTTCAATCGGTGCTTGGCTTTACATCCCCATTGTTATCTTCTTCGAACCAAAGGAATCAATTTTTCAAATGATGCATTTTTTAAGACCCCGATCTACTTAGACATGATGTGGAGGAGGATTGAGTTCATGATTGCTGTCCTTGAGGAGGGATACAACTTTTTATTTACG GATACTGATATAATGTGGCTGCGAGATCCatttccacatttttttccagATGCAGATTTTCAAATTGCAAGCGATTTATTCTCTGGAAATTCCTATGATGTAAATAACAAAGCAAATGGAGGATTTAGTTATGTAAAATCTAGTAATAAAACAATTACGTTTTACAAGTTCTTGTACTACTCTAGAAAAATGTATCCAGGTAATCATGATCAAGATGTGTTTAATAAGATAAAACATGATAAATTCTTCAAAAAGATTGGATTACAGCCAAGATTTCTTGATACTGCTCACTTTGGTGGGTTTTGTGAACCTAGTAGAGATCTTAACCTAGTTTGCACAATGCATGCAAATTGTTGTATTGGTCTAGAAAACAAAGTCCATGATCTTCAGATTTTGCTTCATGATTGGAGAAGATATTTGTCAATGAATCCAAGTATGCAACCACATGCTTCATGGAGTGTTCCACAAGATTGCag cccAAGATTTTGTAAAGATTGA
- the LOC107419502 gene encoding pentatricopeptide repeat-containing protein At3g16610 isoform X1, producing MSASSTKKEMLWRARRFIHRQQLQKALIFFFSNQFTTQLAIRAQQSSSHQSTPLISLLEACHRSKSLSQAKKIHQLLLKNKTHIEERCQLFEKLAQVYIACDEVELARHLFDEIPNPSVFLWNLLIRGYAWNGPFEKAVDLYYGMLDAGVRHTKFTFPFVLKACSGLQDVEVGREIHEHARVLGLQSDVYVCTALIDMYAKCGDLIEAQRVFHGMLYRDVVAWNAMIAAFSLHGFYDDTAKLLIQMQKARTSPNSSTMVAVLPIVAQANALNQGKAIHGYSLRRKFSGDVVLATGLLDMYAKCQCISYARRIFDVIGVRNEVCWSAMIGAYSCNHMREALALFYKMVCENEINPTPVTLGSILRASAKLNDLRRGRLIHCYAIKSGWEFDLMVGNTLLSMYAKCGTLDDAVRFFDKMILKDTVSYSAIISGCVQNGYAEECLLTFHQMQLSGIEPDLTTMVSVLPACSHLAALQHGACAHGHSIIHGFATDSSIRNALIDMYLKCGKLSTARKVFDMMHEKDIISWNTMIFGYGFHGLGNEALSLFNYMLAAAIKPDDVTFIGLLSACSHSGLITEGKYWFNAMSQDFNIIPRMEHYICMADLLGRAGLLDEAHMFIQRMPLKADVRVWGSLLSACRIHNNIELGEEVSKKIQGLGPEGTGNFVLLSNLYSSVGKWDDAARVRTMQKVQGFKKSPGCSWVEIDGIIHGFVGGDQSHPQSGQINDKLEELLVEMKRLGYHAESCFVLQDVEEEEKERILLYHSEKLAIAFGILNLSPTKPILVTKNLRVCGDCHAAIKLISLITRRQITVRDTSRFHHFKDGICNCRDFW from the coding sequence ATGTCGGCTTCATCCACAAAGAAGGAGATGTTATGGCGGGCAAGGCGGTTCATACATCGCCAACAACTACAAAAAGCTctgatctttttcttctctaatCAATTTACAACCCAGTTAGCCATTAGAGCTCAGCAATCTTCATCTCACCAATCAACTCCTCTCATTTCCCTTCTTGAAGCCTGCCACCGATCTAAATCTCTCAGTCAAGCCAAGAAAATCCATCAGCTTCTCCTTAAGAACAAAACCCACATTGAAGAAAGATGTCAACTTTTTGAAAAACTAGCTCAGGTATACATTGCTTGTGATGAGGTAGAGCTTGCTCGCCATCTGTTCGATGAAATTCCTAACCCAAGTGTTTTTTTGTGGAACCTTTTGATCAGAGGGTATGCATGGAATGGACCTTTTGAGAAAGCTGTTGACTTGTATTATGGGATGCTTGATGCGGGTGTCAGACACACGAAGTTCACTTTTCCATTTGTTCTCAAGGCCTGCTCGGGTTTGCAAGATGTAGAAGTTGGTCGAGAAATTCACGAGCATGCCAGAGTACTCGGGCTCCAATCTGATGTATATGTTTGCACTGCTTTAATTGACATGTATGCGAAATGTGGTGATTTGATTGAAGCACAGAGGGTATTTCATGGTATGTTGTATAGAGATGTTGTTGCTTGGAATGCCATGATTGCTGCGTTTTCGCTTCATGGTTTTTATGATGACACTGCAAAGTTGCTTATTCAAATGCAGAAAGCAAGGACAAGTCCCAATTCATCGACCATGGTGGCAGTTCTTCCCATCGTTGCACAAGCTAATGCACTCAACCAGGGTAAGGCTATCCATGGTTACTCTTTAAGAAGGAAATTCAGTGGTGATGTGGTCCTTGCAACGGGTCTTCTGGATATGTATGCTAAATGTCAGTGCATATCTTATGCTAGGAGAATCTTTGATGTTATTGGTGTTAGGAATGAGGTCTGTTGGAGTGCTATGATTGGAGCATATTCATGCAATCATATGAGAGAGGCATTGGCATTATTTTACAAAATGGTTTGTGAAAATGAAATTAACCCAACACCTGTTACTCTCGGGAGCATTCTTAGGGCATCTGCAAAGCTAAATGATTTGAGAAGAGGGAGGCTGATACATTGTTATGCTATAAAATCTGGGTGGGAATTTGATTTAATGGTAGGTAACACTCTACTTTCAATGTATGCAAAGTGTGGAACTTTAGATGATGCTGTTAGGTTCTTTGACAAGATGATTTTGAAAGATACAGTTTCTTACAGTGCTATCATCTCAGGGTGTGTGCAAAATGGTTATGCAGAGGAGTGTTTACTGACATTCCACCAGATGCAATTATCTGGTATAGAACCAGATTTGACAACCATGGTAAGTGTCTTACCTGCCTGTTCACATTTGGCTGCTCTACAACATGGGGCCTGTGCCCATGGTCACTCAATTATCCATGGCTTTGCTACTGACAGCTCAATTAGAAATGCCCTTATAGACATGTACTTGAAATGTGGAAAGCTCAGTACTGCAAGGAAAGTTTTTGATATGATGCATGAGAAGGATATCATCTCATGGAACACAATGATATTTGGTTATGGATTTCATGGCCTTGGGAATGAAGCACTTTCATTATTCAATTATATGCTGGCAGCTGCTATTAAGCCTGATGATGTGACTTTCATTGGTCTCTTATCTGCTTGCAGTCATTCAGGGCTCATCACAGAAGGGAAATATTGGTTTAATGCCATGAGCCAAGATTTCAACATCATTCCTAGGATGGAACATTACATATGCATGGCTGATCTTCTGGGCCGGGCTGGACTTTTGGATGAGGCACACATGTTCATCCAGAGAATGCCACTTAAGGCTGATGTTCGAGTATGGGGCTCCCTGCTATCTGCATGTAGGATCCATAATAATATTGAACTAGGAGAAGAAGTATCAAAGAAGATCCAGGGGCTAGGACCTGAAGGTACTGGAAATTTTGTTCTCTTGTCAAATTTATACAGTTCTGTTGGGAAATGGGATGATGCAGCACGTGTCAGAACCATGCAGAAGGTCCAAGGTTTCAAGAAGAGTCCAGGATGCAGTTGGGTAGAGATAGATGGCATTATTCATGGATTTGTTGGTGGAGATCAGTCCCATCCTCAGTCAGGACAGATAAATGACAAATTAGAGGAACTGCTGGTGGAAATGAAAAGGTTGGGGTATCATGCAGAATCTTGTTTTGTTCTTCAAGATGTTGAAGAAGAGGAGAAAGAAAGGATTCTTCTCTATCACAGTGAGAAACTGGCTATTGCATTTGGAATCCTTAATCTAAGTCCTACAAAACCCATTTTAGTGACTAAGAATCTACGGGTTTGTGGTGATTGCCATGCTGCCATAAAACTTATCAGTCTCATTACACGGAGACAGATAACTGTAAGAGATACAAGTCGCTTTCATCATTTCAAAGATGGAATATGCAACTGTAGGGACTTCTGGTGA
- the LOC107419546 gene encoding uncharacterized protein At4g15970-like isoform X2 translates to MVLENASMKNNKTVIITTLNDAWAEPNSVFDLFLESFHIGNDTERLLKHLVVICWDEKAYNRCLALHPHCYYLQTEGANFTSEAFFMNQDYLQMMWRRIEFLITILEKGYSFIFTDNDIMWLRDPFLQFYPDAEFQIACDYFLGNSYDVNNAPNGGFNYVKSNNRTIQFYKYWYNSRLTYPGLHDQDVFNSIKYDRITDIGLQLRFLDTAYFGGFCQPSRDLRLVCTMHSNCCVGVENKVHDLTILLEDWRKFLTLDPTNQTTASWNVPQDCRTSLERHNAEIEKSQKGHKK, encoded by the exons ATGGTTCTAGAAAATGCATCAATGAAGAACAACAAAACAGTGATCATAACAACCCTAAATGATGCATGGGCAGAGCCTAATTCAGTATTTGATCTGTTTCTTGAGAGTTTTCACATAGGAAACGACACAGAGAGGCTGTTGAAACATTTAGTGGTAATATGTTGGGATGAGAAGGCTTATAATCGCTGCTTGGCTTTACATCCTCATTGCTATTACCTTCAGACAGAAGGAGCAAACTTTACAAGCGAGGCATTTTTCATGAACCAAGATTACTTACAGATGATGTGGAGGAGGATTGAGTTTTTGATTACTATCCTAGAGAAGGGATACAGCTTCATATTTACG GATAATGATATAATGTGGCTGCGTGAtccatttttacaattttatccaGATGCAGAGTTTCAAATTGCATGTGATTACTTCTTAGGAAATTCTTACGATGTAAATAATGCACCAAATGGAGGATTTAATTATGTAAAATCTAACAATCGGACGATTCAATTTTACAAGTACTGGTACAACTCCAGATTGACGTATCCAGGTCTTCATGACCAAGATGTATTTAACAGCATAAAATATGATCGCATTACAGACATTGGACTACAGTTAAGATTTCTTGATACTGCTTACTTTGGCGGGTTTTGTCAGCCTAGTAGAGATCTTCGTCTAGTTTGTACAATGCATTCAAATTGTTGTGTTGGTGTAGAAAACAAAGTTCATGATCTTACGATTTTGCTTGAGGATTGGAGAAAATTTTTGACATTGGATCCAACTAACCAAACAACGGCTTCATGGAATGTTCCACAAGATTGCAG AACATCCTTGGAACGTCACAATGCTGAAATCGAGAAATCTCAAAAGGGGCATAAGAAGTGA